One stretch of Miscanthus floridulus cultivar M001 chromosome 18, ASM1932011v1, whole genome shotgun sequence DNA includes these proteins:
- the LOC136522771 gene encoding auxin-induced protein 5NG4-like: MAMEEGALAKVKLVAAVVVLEMLIAGFHVVSRAALDMGVSKMAFLVYRNGSALLVIAPVAYFLEKKDRPPLTLRLMIDFFMLAAVGVTFTQGLYILGLYYLSPTYVSVIQNSVPAITFVMAAVLRIEQVNIKIRHGLAKIAGTVITIAGATIITLYKGMPLTTTHSEGTHKLKDVIVILSPRFTWIAGCLIMFVNCLCLSGWMVLQVPVLKKYPAKLSSFTITMALGFIQLVVVAPFFESNIERWKIHSGGELLTILYAGIVVLGIAWYIMIWCINKGGPHFVSVFQPLQTVMVAIMASIFLGDRLYIGGVIGAVVIVAGLYCVLWAKSKETKSNGDLLSERSLAQNLLHEESYIMIEDL; this comes from the exons ATGGCGATGGAGGAGGGTGCCCTGGCGAAGGTGAAGCTGGTAGCGGCGGTGGTAGTGCTGGAGATGCTCATAGCGGGCTTCCACGTCGTGTCGAGGGCGGCGCTCGACATGGGCGTCAGCAAGATGGCGTTCCTCGTCTACAGAAATGGCTCGGCCCTGCTTGTGATTGCTCCTGTTGCCTACTTCCTCGAGAA GAAAGATAGGCCACCCCTCACGTTACGTTTGATGATTGACTTCTTCATGTTGGCTGCAGTTGG GGTTACATTCACACAGGGGCTATATATTCTTGGTTTGTACTACTTGTCACCAACTTATGTCTCCGTCATCCAAAACTCTGTCCCTGCAATCACATTTGTGATGGCTGCTGTTTTGAG AATTGAACAGGTAAATATTAAAATCAGACATGGGCTGGCAAAAATAGCAGGCACGGTGATTACCATAGCAGGGGCAACCATCATAACCCTCTACAAAGGGATGCCATTAACGACAACACATTCAGAGGGTACCCACAAACTGAAAGACGTTATAGTTATCCTGAGTCCAAGATTTACCTGGATCGCAGGATGTCTCATCATGTTTGTGAATTGTCTTTGTTTGTCTGGATGGATGGTTCTGCAG GTCCCAGTTTTGAAGAAATACCCAGCTAAGTTGTCATCTTTCACTATCACTATGGCATTGGGGTTTATCCAACTCGTCGTTGTAGCACCATTTTTTGAGAGCAACATTGAAAGGTGGAAGATCCACTCTGGAGGCGAGCTTCTCACCATCTTATATGCT gGTATTGTGGTACTCGGTATTGCCTGGTATATTATGATTTGGTGCATAAATAAGGGAGGGCCTCATTTCGTTTCTGTCTTCCAACCGTTGCAAACTGTCATGGTTGCCATCATGGCTTCCATTTTCCTTGGTGACAGACTCTACATTGGAGG AGTTATAGGTGCGGTGGTCATAGTTGCGGGCCTCTATTGTGTATTGTGGGCAAAAAGCAAGGAGACCAAAAGCAACGGTGACCTGCTTTCTGAAAGAAGCTTGGCACAGAATCTCCTTCATGAAGAAAGTTACATTATGATCGAAGATCTATAA